ActtatcatcatcatcttcttcttctgacCAAATTATTAGTAAGAAAGATTCAGATTCATGTTCATCAACCTGCACAAAAATCCCATCTTCTTTATCACATGCACTTATTCACTACACAACCTCAAACATAACCCCACAACAAACACTCAAAGAAATCTCAGTTTCTGCCAAAATCCTACAACAGAAATCCCCTTGTAACTTCCTAGTCTTCGGCCTTGGCCACGACAGTCTAATGTGGAGCGCGCTAAACTATGGAGGCAGAACCGTTTTCTTAGAAGAAGACGAATCATGGATTCAGCAAATCAAACGAAGATTCCCAATGTTAGATTCTTACCATGTTGTGTATGATAGTAAAGTTAATGAAGCTGAAAACATGATGGAAATGGCAAAAGGTGAAGAGTGTAGTTCAGTAGGGGATGTTAGGCATTCAATGTGTCAACTTGCATTGAAAAGTTTACCAAAAGAAGTTTATGAAACAAAGTGGGATGTGATAATGGTGGATGCACCAACTGGGTATCATGATGAAGCACCTGGTAGAATGACTGCAATTTATACTGCAGGGATGATTGCTAGGAATAAGGAAGATGGAGAAACAGATGTGTTTGTTCATGATGTTAATAGAAATGTTGAAGATAAGTTTTCTAAGGCATTTTTGTGTGATGGGTATATGATGAAGCAAGAAGGGAGGTTGAGGCATTTCAATATACCAAGTCATAGGGATGGATCACACATGCCATTTTGCCCtaattaattagtttcattttttttttgaaagatttATGATGAGTTTCTGAATTTTCACAATATTTTTCGATTTCATAAATTTCATAAAAGGTTTATTAATATTGGATAATTGGAAGATGGTCTTCcaaattctattttttttaataaaattggtAGGTACTATTTCTCTTTATAGCTCGAAATACTAAATAATATATGAGTACTATAAGAAGAAAATTCATTCACTTGATTAATTTTTCTTACTTGATATTGGTTgtttaaaaaacataaaatatacTATGCATTGTTAGGTAAAATTAACATGATCTCGTTTTAAATTTTCTACATATCTACCTCTATTTTTACTTCCTTACAAATTCCCAATAATGCAAAGGATTCTCGTAAGCATGAATTCGATCTCATTGtccataactttaaccaacTAAGGTAGTTGATATTTACTATTTTCTTTAATAGACACGGTATACTCCTTATACAAACATTCTGATTTGGAGGTTTTAGATGTTTTTAAAATGACTACTAATAGATTgtgaggttttttttttttaaaaaggaaaaatgcCAAAGATAAGAAGATGCTCAAACcacacaccaaaaaaaataaaaaaaaatttaacccACAAATTCTAAATAGTACACATGTTGACATGTATGTGTGTACTATAAAAAAATACAAGCCGAATGTACTAGAAAAACACATCCAGTGTGATCATTGTGTCATCATCTATTCATCATGATCAAAATAAATTtccaccaaaaaaaatcaaaaccttTAATAGTGAGA
This Spinacia oleracea cultivar Varoflay chromosome 6, BTI_SOV_V1, whole genome shotgun sequence DNA region includes the following protein-coding sequences:
- the LOC110788300 gene encoding glucuronoxylan 4-O-methyltransferase 1-like; this encodes MRSKPQGPHNVKLLLLGVTLAFLLLFILRSNLSSSSSSSDQIISKKDSDSCSSTCTKIPSSLSHALIHYTTSNITPQQTLKEISVSAKILQQKSPCNFLVFGLGHDSLMWSALNYGGRTVFLEEDESWIQQIKRRFPMLDSYHVVYDSKVNEAENMMEMAKGEECSSVGDVRHSMCQLALKSLPKEVYETKWDVIMVDAPTGYHDEAPGRMTAIYTAGMIARNKEDGETDVFVHDVNRNVEDKFSKAFLCDGYMMKQEGRLRHFNIPSHRDGSHMPFCPN